In the genome of Oncorhynchus mykiss isolate Arlee chromosome 18, USDA_OmykA_1.1, whole genome shotgun sequence, one region contains:
- the LOC118941164 gene encoding DEP domain-containing mTOR-interacting protein-like yields MGPRTAVTPSKERKMVPGGQDNSFSSGNSGYCNRGPMLSPTSPVLSNPKSVLKRHVSPEELRRPGGSYIKRTFTIVGDAVGWGFVVRGSRPCHIQAVDPSGPAAAVGVKVRQFVVSVNGLDVLSLDYKTVSNLILTGSRTVVMEVMEESDC; encoded by the exons ATGGGACCTCGGACAGCTG tcaCTCCATCTAAGGAAAGAAAGATGGTGCCCGGGGGGCAAGATAACAGTTTTAGTAGTGGCAACAGCGGGTATTGTAACAGAGGTCCCATGCTTAGCCCTACTTCACCTGTGCTGTCAAACCCCAAATCAG TGCTAAAGAGACATGTAAGTCCAGAGGAGCTTCGGAGACCAGGAGGTTCATACATAAAGAGGACGTTTACA ATTGTGGGTGATGCGGTGGGCTGGGGCTTCGTGGTCAGGGGGAGTAGACCATGTCATATCCAGGCAGTGGACCCCAGTGGCCCTGCAGCAGCAGTAGGAGTGAAA GTGCGCCAGTTTGTGGTCTCTGTCAATGGTCTGGACGTCCTGTCTCTGGACTACAAGACGGTCAGCAACCTCATCCTCACTGGATCGCGGACCGTGGTCATGGAGGTTATGGAGGAGTCTGATTGCTGA